Sequence from the Parvicella tangerina genome:
GGACGTGAAGACATAGTGGTAATTGCCGGTGGTGTGATTCCACAACAGGATTATCAATTCCTATTTGATGCTGGTGTTGCTGCAGTTTTTGGACCTGGAACAAAAGTGAGTAAAGCAGCTATTGAGTTATTGGAGATGTGGTTGGAAGATTAACAAAGTACTTTTTGTTATTCACTCAATTGCCAAGCAAATCCAAGTCCAGGTTTCCAATTTTCGTATTGAACATAGATCCCAAACCTAAACTTGTTTGTTGGAATTGATACAGTTCCTCTAATTCTTGGAAAGAATTCCTTTTCCAATGGAAAATCACAAAAATATTTTCCAAATCCTGCTTCAAGATCGAAAATCTTTGTTGGACTATAATTGATAAATCCTGAAACTCCAAAAAGCGGAGCAGTATATCGAACATTAGAAGTAAATAAAGAAACGAACTGAGGAGAAACTCCAAATGATAGATTAGGCAGAACAGAATACATCATCCCTACATCACCACCAACTCCTACACCTTCATCATACAAATAAGCTCCAACCGTATTACGCAGTCTAAATTTATCTAAATCACTTTTACTCTCCTGTTCTGTTGTGTTCTTCAAACCAAACTGGAAATACAGCGTATGCCAAGAATCCATAGTGTAATCACCCCATATTCTCACGTCTGCAATTGAATAATCATATCCAATACTCATATAGTAGATTTCTTTATCTAGAAATCTATAACTAAATCCAAAATTGAATCCCCAAAAGAAATACTTCGTTTTTGCTTCAATGTTCTTGTAGTAATATTCATCCACGTATACTACATTCCAAGTTGTGGAATCCAGTATTTCATCTCTATAGTAAGCCTGTTTTATTGATTTCAATTGAAAGATTCCGTGAAATCCAATGCTAAAATTAAATCTATTTTTATCTCCACTTAATTCAAGAGAATTGCTGAACTGAATCCATTGATGAAAATTATTTGACTGCATGTAGTAATTATGATACTCATAATCTGAATATAAAATAGAATTTCCGTCATAATGTTTTAAAGTTTCTCTTTTGTATCCTTCGGAATATTGTAAAAAATTGAGTTTGGAACTCATTTTTACATTCTCTTCGCTACATAACCGCAAACCAAGACCTGGTGAAGCTAATAAAGGTGAAAATGAAAATTCCTGACTATCGTACATCCTGCCATTATTAAGTGAAGACTCTCTCAACCTCACTCCTCCCATTTCGCCAAAAAATGACAATTGAGAAATTCCGCTCAGGTTCACTAAAAATACTATTGCAAGAAAAGATATTCTCATCAAATAAAAACTCAAATACAGAAATTCTATTGCCTACTCCAAATAAGGCTTCATCTCATCCTCAATACTCTTACGAAGTCCCATTAGTTTAATTGCGTACGCTTCCAATTGCTCTTCTCTCTCATTGTGTGGCGTCCATTTTGGAACGGTCAATTTATTTCCATCATCATCAATGGCTACAAATACAATAATACAATGCGTTGTTTTCTGAAACTTCTTTTCCTTGATATTCTTTGAAGATACATCAATGGCAATATGCATACTTGAATTCCCAGTATAAATGATCTGCGCATCTACTTTGACCAAATCTCCAATTTTTACGGGCTTATAAAAACGTATACCTCCCACATAAACCGTCACACAATACGCCTCTGCCCAACTTCCAGCACAAGCAAAAGCAGCCTGATCAATCCATTTCATCACTACTCCACCGTGGACCTTACCACCAAAATTAACATCTGTTGGCTCGCTTAAGAATTGAAAGCTGATCTTCCCTTTAAAGTTGTTGGTCTCCATGAGTTTTGTTTTTCCGAAGTTACTAAAAAGCAGCTATTCACTGCTTTCTCATTTCAATATTAAAGCGACACCTTCGAATAATAACTATTCAGTAACTGTCTTTTATAAAGTCTTACTTTTGTACCATCGAAACATTTGCGAGACATACAGACCACTTGATGCTACTCTACATTCCTGTTATTGTAAGTTTGATTCTTTTAATATACGTTAGGGTACAGTCCGCTCGAAAATTAAATTCCATTGTTCAGGGATTTTTTGATCTGCGTGCTTTTAGAAGAGTAATCAGAGAGGAAAGTACTATTCACAGCACCACAGCGTCACTATTACTGATCAACGCAGCCATAACGGTCACAACTGGGATTACCTACATTCTTTTTCAACGAACCAACAGCTTTGAACTCACTGATCTATTTTTTGTTTTTGGGGTTATTGCAGGAGGACTAATCGTATACTACTGGCTCAGACGAATCCTTTTTACCCTCATTGGTTATTTTACGGAGAAGAAAGAAATTGCTCACGAGATACAAGTCTACAATCACTTCTTTTATCAGGTTCTTGGAGTCGCCATTCCGCCCATCATTGTTTTTTTGAATTTCAGGCTGGATAGCAGTTCAACAGCATGGTTATCCATTTTCTACAACGGTGTTCTATTACTTCTGGTCTTAACGTTTGTTTTTATTTATCTATTCAAGATAGTTCAGGAATTCAGACAAACTAGTCAGTTAAAGATTTCGGGGTATTATTTATTTTTGTACTTTTGCACCCTCGAAATTCTTCCGTTGGTCGCATTAATCATGTGGTTCATTGGCTAAAATTCGAGATTAAACAGTAACAACTAGTACAAACACGCAACTAAATTTGACACTGTGGCAGTAAAAACAATTTTAGTATCGCAACCAGAACCTGCAAAAGAGAAAAATCCTTACAATTCTCTTTCTGAAAAGACCAAAGTCAAAATTGATTTCCGATCTTTCATTCACGTAGAAGGTGTAGATGCACAAGACTTTAGAAAGGAGAGAATTAACCTGGCTGATTTTACAGCAGTAATCCTTACCTCTCGCAACGCTATTGATCATTATTTCAGGATTGCCAAGGAAATGCGTTTTCAAGTACCTGATGAAATGAAATACTTCTGCGTCTCAGAGGCAGTAGCTTATTATTTACAGAATTATGTTGTTTATAGGAAGCGAAAGATCTTTCATGGAACAAGAGGTATTGCTGGATTGGTAGATACTTTAAAGAAACACAAGAAAGAAAAGTTCTTAGTTCCGTGCTCCAATATCCAAAATGGTTCTATTCCAGCCACCTTGGATAAAGAAGGGTTGGATTATACGAACGCCATGATGTACAAAACTGTTTGTAGTGACCTATCGGATCTATCAGATGTGAAGTATGACATGCTGGTCTTTTATTCTCCTTCAGGAATTGAGTCGCTTTTGAAAAACTTCCCTGATTTCAAGCAGAACGGGACAAAAATTGCGGCATTCGGAA
This genomic interval carries:
- a CDS encoding acyl-CoA thioesterase codes for the protein METNNFKGKISFQFLSEPTDVNFGGKVHGGVVMKWIDQAAFACAGSWAEAYCVTVYVGGIRFYKPVKIGDLVKVDAQIIYTGNSSMHIAIDVSSKNIKEKKFQKTTHCIIVFVAIDDDGNKLTVPKWTPHNEREEQLEAYAIKLMGLRKSIEDEMKPYLE
- a CDS encoding DUF4271 domain-containing protein encodes the protein MLLYIPVIVSLILLIYVRVQSARKLNSIVQGFFDLRAFRRVIREESTIHSTTASLLLINAAITVTTGITYILFQRTNSFELTDLFFVFGVIAGGLIVYYWLRRILFTLIGYFTEKKEIAHEIQVYNHFFYQVLGVAIPPIIVFLNFRLDSSSTAWLSIFYNGVLLLLVLTFVFIYLFKIVQEFRQTSQLKISGYYLFLYFCTLEILPLVALIMWFIG
- a CDS encoding uroporphyrinogen-III synthase, coding for MAVKTILVSQPEPAKEKNPYNSLSEKTKVKIDFRSFIHVEGVDAQDFRKERINLADFTAVILTSRNAIDHYFRIAKEMRFQVPDEMKYFCVSEAVAYYLQNYVVYRKRKIFHGTRGIAGLVDTLKKHKKEKFLVPCSNIQNGSIPATLDKEGLDYTNAMMYKTVCSDLSDLSDVKYDMLVFYSPSGIESLLKNFPDFKQNGTKIAAFGTTTSKAVEEAGLRLDVHAPQPGVPSMTMAIEKYIKSNK